The Euphorbia lathyris chromosome 8, ddEupLath1.1, whole genome shotgun sequence genome has a window encoding:
- the LOC136203727 gene encoding calcium-dependent protein kinase 1-like codes for MEDVKASYSFGRELGRGQFGVTYLVTRKETKQQFACKSIATRRLVHKEDLEDIRREVQIMHHLTGYRNIVELQGAYEDKQSVNLIMELYARGELFDRIIAKGHYSEREAADLCRHGSYAQRFEAGKLPYVEY; via the exons ATGGAGGACGTCAAGGCCAGCTATAGTTTCGGCCGTGAGTTAGGTCGCGGTCAATTTGGTGTAACTTATCTTGTTACTCGTAAGGAGACTAAACAGCAATTCGCCTGCAAATCGATTGCTACTCGGAGACTCGTTCACAAGGAAGACCTGGAGGATATCCGCCGTGAGGTTCAGATCATGCACCATCTCACCGGCTACAG GAATATTGTAGAGCTGCAGGGAGCTTATGAGGATAAGCAATCGGTGAATCTGATTATGGAGCTCTATGCCAGAGGAGAGTTGTTTGATCGGATTATTGCGAAAGGGCATTATTCAGAAAGGGAAGCGGCTGATCTGTGTAGGCATGGGAGTTATGCACAGAGATTTGAAGCCGGAAAACTTCCTTATGTTGAGTACTGA